Below is a window of Gimesia chilikensis DNA.
ATTGTACTCGGTTCGCTGGACCCGGACTCAGGCTACTTTCTGCAGGCGAAGATCACCACTCAAGGGGCTGCTGTCCTGGAAGCCTCTCTGAACGATCCACTCTACAGGGACCTGGATGACAACAAGAAACAGTTGCAGGTCCTGGGGGAATTCAGCGGTGCTAAAGAGGTGTCACGGTCTTTACAGATCGAGATGAAACAGCTGGACCAGAAACTGGCCCCCTTCCTCACCAATACCCGTCGCGCTGACTGGAAGGTGCTGGAAGAAGTGAAAGATGCCGACGGAATCATTCATTCAGTCCGCCTGGGACTCAGTGCTCCGGATGGGAGTATTGAAGTGCAGAAGGTATTCAGCCTGAAAAAATATCCGGTTCCGGAAGGAGAGGACTTTCGCGAGTTCCGCAATACCCAGCAGGCCGGTTACCTGATTCACTTCGATCTGAAACTGATCAACGAAGGTTCTCAGGGGCAGACGCTGGATTATCAGCTGCTGGGTCCCGTGGGAATTCCGCTGGAGAACGCAGATAATACGCGTAAGTTCCGTGATCTCCGCATTGGATTTCTGCAGAACGACATGAGCGTCGACACCACGACCTTATACGCAGCCGACATTATTGAAGAGGTTCAGGAACAGAACGTCGAGAAATACACGCGGGCGTTTCAATTCGCCGGTGTGGATGTTCAATATTTTGCTGCCCTGATTACTCCGGATGGGAAAAACTATAAGCCGGAACTGGTCAATGGTGAGATGCGTTCGAATTATTCTGCCAGCGTCGAACCGGTGCTCATCCAGCAGAATGTGAAAACCGAAGAACAGAGCCGCATCACAGTCAAAATCAATTCTGATGAAATCGAACTGCCCGCTGGCGGTGAGACCGAGCACAGCTATGCTCTGTATGCCGGCCCCAAGCGGGAATCGTTGCTCGGACCGCCGTTGAAGGCGACCGAGATCATGGACTTCGGTTTCTTCGGTCCGGTGGCCAAGCTGATGTTGTGGCTGCTGACGACATTGCACAGTATTGGATTGTCATACGGGATTGCCATCGTCTGTCTGACTGTGATCGTGCGGGGAAGTCTGTATCCCCTGTCGCGGAAGCAGGCTGTAGGTGCTCAAAAGATGAAAGAGCTGCAGCCGCAGATCGCCGAGCTGAAAAAGAAATACGGCGACGATCGCGAGAAGCTGGGCCGGGCACAGATGGAGTTGTTCAGCAAGAATAACTACAACCCGCTGGCTGGCTGTCTGCCGATCTTCCTGCAGCTGCCAATCTTCTTTGGTCTCTATACTGCGTTGAATAATGCCGTCCAGTTGCGGGGAACTCCGTTCCTCTGGATCGACAACCTGGCTGCTCCGGATGCCCTGTTCAAGCTGCCGTTCAGTCTGCCGGTGCTGGGAGACAACTTCAACCTGCTGCCATTGATTACAGTGGGACTGTTTGTGGTCCAGCAGAAGCTGTTCATGCCGCCTCCGACCGACAAAGACCAGGAACTGCAACACAAGATCATGAACTACATGATGATTGCGATGGGCTTCCTGTTCTACCGCGTGCCGGCCGGTTTGTGTGTGTACTTCATTGCCTCCAGTTTGTGGGGGATCTGTGAGCGGAAGCTGCTGGATTTTCAGGCCAAACGTCATCCCGCGACCAGTGCCGATCCGAATGTGATCGAAGTCACAGCTGAGACGAAGAAGTCATCTCCAAATAAGAAGCAGACG
It encodes the following:
- a CDS encoding YidC/Oxa1 family insertase periplasmic-domain containing protein, coding for MEQKRLLLFVVLSATVIFFWQMFIVPRIAPRPQVVAEQQAENAPAQDEQDPDLPLVAKKPPTNGEVKPLPEQPEEQKAGFARNPRRTIVLGSLDPDSGYFLQAKITTQGAAVLEASLNDPLYRDLDDNKKQLQVLGEFSGAKEVSRSLQIEMKQLDQKLAPFLTNTRRADWKVLEEVKDADGIIHSVRLGLSAPDGSIEVQKVFSLKKYPVPEGEDFREFRNTQQAGYLIHFDLKLINEGSQGQTLDYQLLGPVGIPLENADNTRKFRDLRIGFLQNDMSVDTTTLYAADIIEEVQEQNVEKYTRAFQFAGVDVQYFAALITPDGKNYKPELVNGEMRSNYSASVEPVLIQQNVKTEEQSRITVKINSDEIELPAGGETEHSYALYAGPKRESLLGPPLKATEIMDFGFFGPVAKLMLWLLTTLHSIGLSYGIAIVCLTVIVRGSLYPLSRKQAVGAQKMKELQPQIAELKKKYGDDREKLGRAQMELFSKNNYNPLAGCLPIFLQLPIFFGLYTALNNAVQLRGTPFLWIDNLAAPDALFKLPFSLPVLGDNFNLLPLITVGLFVVQQKLFMPPPTDKDQELQHKIMNYMMIAMGFLFYRVPAGLCVYFIASSLWGICERKLLDFQAKRHPATSADPNVIEVTAETKKSSPNKKQTDKEEQPAKKGWFARLQEIADQAQAQAALNEKQRDQNSRDKGNGKKSKKRR